The genomic region ATTGCCGAGGCTGTCGATGGCGTGGGCCGCCTTGTCGCCGATGCAATCCTCGCAGAACTCCACGGGCTTGCCGAGCACTTCGGCCACATCGCCGGCGATCTGGCCGAGCGACATTTCCGGCACGGGCTTGCCTTTGGGACGGCCGAAATGGGCGAGAAGGGCAACGCGCGCGCCCTTGTCGGAGAGCTCGCGAATGGTGCCCGCCACCCGCTCGATGCGGGTGCGGTCGGTGACGCGCCCGTCATGCACCGGCACGTTGAGATCGACACGCAGCAGGACGCGCTTGCCGGTGATGTCACCGGCATCGTCGAGTGTGCGGAAACTGGCCATGAATTCTCCCCCATCGCATTGAGATTTGCCCGGGAACATACAGGCAGGACAGGCGAAGGCAAGCGGCGCTCAAGCTTCCTCGGCGGGGGCTGCGCGCGTGGGTCGCGCCTCTTTCTGCAGGCTGTCGAGATGGGCCTTCTTGCGCGTCTTCTCCTCGCCTTTGCTGCGGCGAAAGGGAGTGGTGAGCCAGTGCCAGATGCCGCCGAAGCTCAACATCGTCACGATGCTCTCAGATGGTTTCGGCGGGTCGAGGGATACGCCGACAGAGACGATGCGGCCCTCCGGATTGGCGTCGCGGACGATCAGCTCGATGTCGCCGAAAACGACGCGGTCGCCGTATTCGGGGGCGCCGCCGACGCGCGCCGAAATGAGTTCCGCGATCGTCCAATCCGCTTCTTCCGCGGCCAGTTTCAGCTCATAGGCTTCGGCCAGTTCGCGCGCCGGGCGTTGCGGATCGAGGGTGAAGTCGCCGAAGAATTCGACGTCCTGTGGGTCGAGTTCGGCGCGGCTGGCGAAAAGCCGGTCGAGAAGATGCGGGAAGGCGCCGGGGATGACGATGTAGACGTAGTCGCCCGGTTGCAGCCGACCGGCATCCTGGAAGGAAAGCGAGCGGCCGTTGCGCAGAACGAGCGAGGGGCGCGCCCAGCGCGGAATGCGCTCGCCGCGTGCGACCGGGCTGTCGGCGATGACGCGGTAGGTCAGGAGTTCGTGATGGCGCGTGCCTGGAAGGTCGAGGGTGATCTTCTCCAGCGGGCCGAGGCGCGGCGGCAGAACAAGGCCGAGGCGGCGCGCGACCTTGCCCACCGTCCAGCCCTGCACGATGAGCGAGACGAGCACGATGATGAAGGCGAAGTTGAAAAGGGCGCGGCCGTTCGGGATCTCCGAGATGAGGGGCGTGATCGCGAGCAGGATGGAAACGGCGCCGCGCAGGCCAACCCAGGAGACGAACGCCGTCTCCGCCCGGGGAAAGCGAAAGGGGATCAGACACAGTGCGACGGCGAGGGGGCGGCCGATGAAGATCAGAAAAAGTCCGATGGCGACGGCGTCGCCGACGATGATCGGAAATTGCGAGGGCGTGGCGAAAAGCCCGAGGACCAGGAACATGATGATCTGGGCGAGCCAGGTCATGCCGTCCTGGAAGCGCAAGAGGCTCGCGGCGGCGCGCAGCCGTGCATTGCCGGCAATCAGCCCGGCGATATAGACGGCAAGGAAGCCGGAGCCGCCGATCGCGCCGGCGGCCGCGAAGACCATCAGGGACAGCGCCAGAACGAAGATCGGCATCAGGCCGCGGTCGAGGTCGAGCTTTTCGACGAGCCACAGGATGAGCCGCCCACCGACGAGGCCGCCGGCGACGCCAAGCCCCATCTGCACGAGGAAGCCGGTGAGGACGTCGCCCGCGAGCTGTTGCGGCTTGATCGCCTCGCCGGTGGCGAGAACCGAGACGAGCGTCAGCGTGAGGAAGATGGCGATCGGGTCGTTGGAGCCGGATTCGACCTCAAGCGTGGAGCGCACGCGGTCGCGGATCGAGATGTTGCCGACGCGCAGAAGAAAGAAGACGGCCGCCGCGTCGGTCGAGGCGACGATGGAGCCGAGAAGGAAGGATTCCAGCCAGGAAAAATCGGTGAGATAATGCGTGCACACCCCGACGAGGCCTGCCGTCAGAACGACGCCCAAAGTGGCGAGCGACAAGGCCGGCAGAGCTGCCTGTTTGAAGGCGGCGAGGGGGGTTCGGAAACCGGAATCGAACAAGACGACGGCAAGCGCGAGCGAGCCGACGAAATAGGCGACGGGCGCATTGTCGAAATCGAGGCCGAGCCCGTCCGTGCCGGCGGCGAGGCCGATCAGGAGAAAGATGAGCAGGAGGGGTGCGCCGAAGCGGAAGGCGATGAGGCTCGAAAACGCCGCGACCAGCACGAGTGCCGTGCCGATCAGGATGACGAGATAAATTCCCTGCTCGTAGATGCCGCCCTCCCTGCCATTGCGCGCCGTGAACCGATACGGCCGATACACCCCACTCCTTGTTGCGGGAGGGTGTGGCAAAGGCAAGGCCTTGTGGTGTTCACACTTTACGAAATGTCGACGGAAATTCGCCTGAACAAGGTCGGGTAATCGAGAACGAGACCGTCGTCATCGACGGGAAGCTCGGCCTCGAAGGAGCGATCGGCGGCTTCGTAGCGATAGAGCGATCCCGCCGTCAGGCAGGTGTAGATCTGGTGGTCGGACACCGGCTTGAACGTGTCGAAGGGCACGTAGACCATGGCGAGGGTGCCGGAGCATTCGCCTTCGGCGAGCTTCAGACGGCGGATCGGCAGGGTGTTGGTGAAGGCGGAACCGGCGAGATCGATATCGATGGCACCGTCGAGATCATCAAGCGGGCGTCCGCCCGCTTCGTGCCAATGGCCTTGGCGATCGGAACGGATGTCGATGCTGCGGCCGGAGGTTGCGTTAAGGATCAAGGAGCGCGTGCGCCAGGCTTCGTCGCAGCTGATGCGGTAGAAGACGCCGTACGGAATCCCACCGCGCTCGCCGATAATGGTGCCACGGATCAGAAATCCGGTTGGGGCCGGCCCCAAGCTCACATGCTCAAGGCCGATCCCCTGTTCGGGTTGCCAGCGCGCGGCGCGCGCCGGCAAAGAGCGGAAGCCGCCCATGGCAGGGGTTGGCTTAGATGGTCTTCGCCATGGCAACCGCCGTGTCGTTCATGCGGTTGGAGAAGCCCCATTCGTTGTCGTACCAGGACATAACCCGGCACAGCGAGCCTTCCATGACCTTCGTCTGATCCATGTGGAAGACGGAGGAATGGCTGTCATGGTTGAAGTCGGAGGAGACGAGCTTCTCGTCCGTATAACCAAGGATGCCCTTGAGATCGCCATCGGCGGCGGCGCGGATCGCGTCCTGGATCTCTTCGACCGAGGTGGAGCGCGACGGCACGAACTTGAAGTCGACGACGGAGACGTTCGGCGTCGGCACGCGGATGGCGACACCGTCGAGCTTGCCGTTGAGCTCCGGCAGGACGAGGCCGACGGCTTTCGCCGCGCCCGTCGAGGTCGGGATCATGGAGAGCGCCGCGGCGCGGCCGCGGTAGAGATCCTTGTGGAGCGTGTCCAGCGTCGGCTGGTCGCCCGTATAGGAATGGATCGTCGTCATGAAGCCCTTCTCGATGCCGATGGCGTTGTTGAGCACATAGGCGACCGGGGCGAGGCAGTTGGTGGTGCAGGAGGCGTTGGAGACGACGACGTGGTCCGACGTCAGCTTGTCGTGGTTGACGCCGTAGACGACCGTGAGGTCAGCGCCGCTTGCCGGGGCGGAGACGAGGACGCGCTTGGCGCCGCCTTCCAGATGCAGCGCCGCCTTGTCGCGGGCGGTGAAGATGCCCGTGCATTCCATGACGATGTCGACGCCGAGCTCGCCATGGGGAAGCTTCGTCGGATCGCGCTCGGCCGTCACCTTGATCGGGCCGCGGCCGACATCGATCGTGTCGCCGGAGACCTTCACTTCGCCCGGGAAGCGGCCATGGACGCTGTCATAGCGCATCAAATGGGCGTTGGTTTCGACCGGGCCAAGGTCGTTGATGGCCACGACCTCGACGTCGGTGCGGCCAGATTCGATGATGGAGCGCAGAACATTGCGCCCGATGCGGCCAAATCCGTTGATGGCAACCTTAACCATTTGCGTCTCCTAATTCGTCTCTTCTGGTTCAAGCCGGGCAATTGCCTTTTCGCAGATCGCCTCGGCGGTAATCCCGAAATGCCGATATAGCTCCTGATAGGGGCCGCTCGCGCCGAAGCCCGTCATGCCAACGAAAAGGCCGTGTTCCCCGATGATCGCGTCCCATCCCTGGCGAATGGCGGCCTCGACGCCGATGCGCAAGGGGGCGGTCCCGATTATTTCCTGACGGTAGACATCGCTTTGCTGCGCAAAGAGATCGAAGGAAGGGATCGAGACGACACGGGCCGGATGGCCGCGCTCGTCAAGCAGATCCTTGGCGGCCACAGCGATTGCGACTTCCGAACCTGTGGCGAAAAGGCTCACCTCGGCGTCCCCGCTGCAATCTGCGATGACATAGGCGCCGCGGCGGCAGAGATTGTCTTCCTCATACTCACCGCGCAGGGGCGTAAGGTCCTGTCGCGTCAAAACGATGACGCTCGGCCCGGTCGCCGTGGAGAGCGCAAGCTGCCAGCATTCGGCCGTTTCCACGGCATCGGCCGGGCGCAGGACCGTCAGGTTCGGGATTGCCCGCAACGCCGCCAGATGCTCGACCGGTTGATGAGTGGGGCCATCTTCGCCGAGGCCGATGGAATCGTGCGTCATGACGAAGATGACGCGCTGACGCATCAGGGCGGCCAGGCGGATCGCCGGACGGCAATAATCGGAGAAGGTCAGAAAGGTCCCGGAGAAGGGGATCAGGCCCTTGTGCAGAGCCATGCCGTTCATGGCTGCCGCCATGCCGTGCTCGCGGATACCCCAGTGAATGAAGCGGCCGGAGAAATCGCCCGGCGCCACCGCCTTCATCTCGCTGGTGCGCGTGTTGTTGGAGCCGGTCAGATCGCCCGAACCGCCGATCATTTCTGGGACGACGGGAACGATGCATTCCAGCACCGCCTGCGAGGCCTTGCGGCTTGCGAGCGTCGGCGGCTCGCCTGCGTAGTCCCGCTTCAGCTCGGCAATGGCGCGGTCGAGCCGCGGCGGAAGGTCGCCTGCCATGGTGCGGGCGAATTCTCCGCGCAATTCCGCGTCGAGACCTTCAAAGCGCTCCTGCCAGGCTTTGCGGCGGGGGCGGGCTCTGAGGCCGGTGATGCGCCAAGCATCGAGGATGTCGGCGGGAATATGGAAGGGCTCATAGGGCCAGTCGAGCCGCTCGCGCGCCTCCTGCACTTCCTTTTCACCGAGCGGGCTGCCATGGGCCGAGGATTTGCCGGCCTTGTTGGGGGCGCCGAAGCCGATGGTGGTGCGCGCGGCGATCAGGGTCGGCCGATCCGACTGCCGCGCATCCGTCAGCGCCCGGTCGATCTGCTCGGGGTCGTGGCCGTCGATGCGCACGGCATTCCAGCCCGAGGCCTCCACACGCGCCACCTGATCGGTGGAATCCGACAACGAGATGTCGCCGTCGATGGTGATGTGGTTGTCGTCGAAGATGACGACCAGGCGGCTGAGCTTCAAATGGCCGGCGAGCGCGATGGC from Rhodopseudomonas julia harbors:
- a CDS encoding potassium/proton antiporter; this translates as MYRPYRFTARNGREGGIYEQGIYLVILIGTALVLVAAFSSLIAFRFGAPLLLIFLLIGLAAGTDGLGLDFDNAPVAYFVGSLALAVVLFDSGFRTPLAAFKQAALPALSLATLGVVLTAGLVGVCTHYLTDFSWLESFLLGSIVASTDAAAVFFLLRVGNISIRDRVRSTLEVESGSNDPIAIFLTLTLVSVLATGEAIKPQQLAGDVLTGFLVQMGLGVAGGLVGGRLILWLVEKLDLDRGLMPIFVLALSLMVFAAAGAIGGSGFLAVYIAGLIAGNARLRAAASLLRFQDGMTWLAQIIMFLVLGLFATPSQFPIIVGDAVAIGLFLIFIGRPLAVALCLIPFRFPRAETAFVSWVGLRGAVSILLAITPLISEIPNGRALFNFAFIIVLVSLIVQGWTVGKVARRLGLVLPPRLGPLEKITLDLPGTRHHELLTYRVIADSPVARGERIPRWARPSLVLRNGRSLSFQDAGRLQPGDYVYIVIPGAFPHLLDRLFASRAELDPQDVEFFGDFTLDPQRPARELAEAYELKLAAEEADWTIAELISARVGGAPEYGDRVVFGDIELIVRDANPEGRIVSVGVSLDPPKPSESIVTMLSFGGIWHWLTTPFRRSKGEEKTRKKAHLDSLQKEARPTRAAPAEEA
- a CDS encoding putative glycolipid-binding domain-containing protein, whose amino-acid sequence is MGGFRSLPARAARWQPEQGIGLEHVSLGPAPTGFLIRGTIIGERGGIPYGVFYRISCDEAWRTRSLILNATSGRSIDIRSDRQGHWHEAGGRPLDDLDGAIDIDLAGSAFTNTLPIRRLKLAEGECSGTLAMVYVPFDTFKPVSDHQIYTCLTAGSLYRYEAADRSFEAELPVDDDGLVLDYPTLFRRISVDIS
- the gap gene encoding type I glyceraldehyde-3-phosphate dehydrogenase, whose product is MVKVAINGFGRIGRNVLRSIIESGRTDVEVVAINDLGPVETNAHLMRYDSVHGRFPGEVKVSGDTIDVGRGPIKVTAERDPTKLPHGELGVDIVMECTGIFTARDKAALHLEGGAKRVLVSAPASGADLTVVYGVNHDKLTSDHVVVSNASCTTNCLAPVAYVLNNAIGIEKGFMTTIHSYTGDQPTLDTLHKDLYRGRAAALSMIPTSTGAAKAVGLVLPELNGKLDGVAIRVPTPNVSVVDFKFVPSRSTSVEEIQDAIRAAADGDLKGILGYTDEKLVSSDFNHDSHSSVFHMDQTKVMEGSLCRVMSWYDNEWGFSNRMNDTAVAMAKTI
- the tkt gene encoding transketolase, with product MPEAEKHASMANAIRALAMDAVEAAKSGHPGLPMGAADIATVLFTRHLKFDPTDPNWPDRDRFVLSAGHGSMLLYSLLYLLGYDEMTIEELKNFRQLGSKTAGHPEVGEAPGIETTTGPLGQGIANAVGMALAERMLNARFGDGIVDHHTYVLCSDGDLMEGISQEAIALAGHLKLSRLVVIFDDNHITIDGDISLSDSTDQVARVEASGWNAVRIDGHDPEQIDRALTDARQSDRPTLIAARTTIGFGAPNKAGKSSAHGSPLGEKEVQEARERLDWPYEPFHIPADILDAWRITGLRARPRRKAWQERFEGLDAELRGEFARTMAGDLPPRLDRAIAELKRDYAGEPPTLASRKASQAVLECIVPVVPEMIGGSGDLTGSNNTRTSEMKAVAPGDFSGRFIHWGIREHGMAAAMNGMALHKGLIPFSGTFLTFSDYCRPAIRLAALMRQRVIFVMTHDSIGLGEDGPTHQPVEHLAALRAIPNLTVLRPADAVETAECWQLALSTATGPSVIVLTRQDLTPLRGEYEEDNLCRRGAYVIADCSGDAEVSLFATGSEVAIAVAAKDLLDERGHPARVVSIPSFDLFAQQSDVYRQEIIGTAPLRIGVEAAIRQGWDAIIGEHGLFVGMTGFGASGPYQELYRHFGITAEAICEKAIARLEPEETN